From one Microbacterium sp. 10M-3C3 genomic stretch:
- the ppsA gene encoding phosphoenolpyruvate synthase: MTNILWFDQVGMADLPRVGGKNASLGEMVSNLTRLGVRVPPGFATTAEAYWRFLEHGHLRERIAEAIAAVDVDNVVELARVGSEIRGWIGEHPFPADLDEDVRSAFARLLATDPEPDQVTWAVRSSATAEDLPDASFAGQQETFLNIGGIDNILAAIRLVFASLYNDRAIAYRTHHGFAHDQVALSAGVQRMVRSDVGAAGVMFTVDTESGFDQAVFLTSSYGLGEGVVQGAVNPDEFYVSKPALRAGRPAILKRAVGAKAIAMTYTDAQSAGTSTAFAEVPPARRLVFSLTDSEVEQLARQALVIEEHYDRPMDIEWAKDGIDGELYILQARPETVVSRAAANELRRFRLTGTGPVIVEGRAIGQRIGAGPARVLADHTEMAAFQSGDVLVADMTDPDWEPIMKRAAAIVTNRGGRTCHAAIIARELGIPAVVGTGDATRRIHDGDELTVSCAQGDTGYIYEGLLEYAEDVTQLDEMPRTAVNIMMNVGSPDQAFAFARLPHRGVGLARLEFIINREIGIHPRALLDFEDLPESLREQIAPRIAAYSSPREFYIQRLIEGVSTLAAAFAPQPVIVRLSDFKSNEYANLLGGREYEPSEENPMIGYRGASRYLSRDFRSCFEMECAALRFVREEMGFTNVQVMVPFVRTLSEASDVVDLLATNGLRRGINGLKLIMMCELPANAILATEFLEHFDGFSIGSNDMTQLTLGLDRDSALVAASFDERDPAVLKLLSLAIEACKAQGKYVGICGQGPSDHPDFAQWLTEQGIDSLSLNPDSVVDTWLQLATDSVPSRKEPASTSPS, translated from the coding sequence ATGACCAATATCCTCTGGTTTGACCAAGTCGGTATGGCCGACCTGCCTCGTGTGGGAGGCAAGAACGCCTCGCTGGGCGAGATGGTTTCGAACCTGACCCGGCTGGGCGTGCGCGTGCCGCCGGGATTCGCGACCACCGCAGAGGCCTATTGGCGATTCCTCGAGCATGGTCATCTGCGTGAGCGAATCGCCGAAGCGATAGCTGCGGTGGACGTCGACAACGTCGTCGAGCTCGCTCGAGTGGGCAGTGAGATCCGCGGATGGATCGGGGAGCACCCGTTCCCGGCAGATCTGGATGAGGACGTTCGGTCGGCGTTCGCCCGTCTGCTCGCAACAGATCCCGAGCCAGACCAAGTGACGTGGGCTGTGCGGTCGAGCGCGACCGCCGAGGATCTCCCCGACGCGTCCTTCGCCGGGCAGCAGGAAACGTTCCTCAATATTGGTGGGATCGACAACATTCTGGCCGCGATCCGGCTTGTGTTCGCGTCGCTGTACAACGATCGGGCGATCGCATATCGAACACATCACGGTTTCGCACATGACCAGGTGGCGCTCTCTGCGGGAGTGCAGCGGATGGTGCGCTCGGATGTCGGCGCCGCCGGGGTGATGTTCACCGTTGACACCGAATCCGGGTTCGATCAAGCGGTGTTCCTCACGTCTTCGTACGGGCTGGGCGAGGGAGTGGTGCAAGGTGCGGTGAATCCAGACGAGTTCTATGTGTCCAAACCGGCTCTGCGTGCCGGACGGCCGGCCATCCTCAAACGGGCAGTTGGCGCGAAGGCAATCGCGATGACTTACACGGACGCGCAGTCAGCGGGAACCAGCACGGCCTTCGCCGAGGTGCCCCCGGCGCGACGTCTTGTGTTCTCCCTGACGGACAGCGAAGTCGAACAGCTCGCTCGTCAGGCACTGGTAATCGAGGAGCACTACGACCGACCGATGGACATCGAATGGGCAAAGGACGGGATCGACGGTGAACTGTACATCCTCCAGGCTCGACCCGAGACTGTCGTGTCCCGCGCCGCTGCGAACGAGCTGCGGCGGTTCAGGCTGACCGGCACTGGTCCTGTCATCGTCGAAGGCCGTGCCATCGGTCAGCGGATCGGCGCCGGCCCGGCGCGCGTGCTCGCAGATCACACCGAAATGGCGGCTTTCCAGAGCGGCGACGTCCTCGTCGCCGACATGACCGATCCCGACTGGGAGCCGATCATGAAGCGCGCAGCAGCGATCGTCACGAACAGAGGGGGACGTACCTGCCATGCCGCCATCATCGCCCGCGAACTCGGTATTCCTGCCGTCGTTGGGACAGGTGACGCCACGCGACGAATTCACGACGGCGATGAGCTGACCGTTTCCTGCGCGCAGGGAGATACCGGGTACATCTACGAGGGACTGCTCGAGTACGCCGAAGATGTCACCCAACTGGATGAAATGCCGCGCACGGCCGTGAACATCATGATGAACGTGGGGTCGCCCGATCAGGCGTTCGCCTTTGCCCGCCTTCCGCATCGCGGAGTGGGGCTGGCGCGTCTGGAGTTCATCATCAACCGCGAGATCGGTATCCACCCGCGCGCCCTGCTGGACTTCGAAGACCTTCCCGAGTCATTGCGGGAGCAGATCGCTCCGCGTATCGCTGCCTATTCGTCCCCGCGCGAGTTCTATATCCAGCGGCTCATCGAAGGCGTCTCCACGCTAGCGGCAGCGTTCGCGCCACAGCCGGTGATCGTGCGCCTGTCTGACTTCAAATCGAATGAGTATGCCAACCTTCTCGGCGGCCGTGAGTATGAGCCCAGCGAAGAGAACCCGATGATCGGTTATCGAGGCGCCTCTCGCTACCTGTCACGCGACTTCCGGTCTTGTTTCGAGATGGAGTGCGCGGCTCTGCGGTTTGTCCGCGAAGAGATGGGCTTCACCAACGTGCAGGTGATGGTGCCGTTCGTCCGCACCCTCAGCGAGGCGAGTGATGTTGTGGACTTGCTTGCTACGAATGGGCTTCGCCGAGGGATCAACGGCCTCAAGTTGATCATGATGTGTGAACTCCCCGCCAACGCGATCCTTGCCACCGAATTCCTGGAGCACTTCGACGGGTTCTCCATCGGGTCGAACGACATGACACAGCTCACTCTCGGCCTCGATCGCGACAGCGCGCTGGTGGCAGCCTCGTTCGATGAGCGCGATCCAGCGGTCCTCAAACTGCTGTCGTTGGCAATCGAAGCCTGCAAAGCGCAGGGGAAGTACGTCGGAATCTGCGGTCAGGGCCCCAGCGATCACCCCGACTTCGCGCAGTGGCTGACGGAGCAAGGCATCGACTCGCTCTCGTTGAACCCCGACAGCGTCGTCGATACCTGGCTGCAGCTCGCGACCGATTCTGTCCCCTCTCGCAAGGAACCAGCATCAACGTCGCCGTCGTAG
- a CDS encoding GAF domain-containing protein → MSPTRPTVLAERRATVLSQLVLLFAQGKDPVELADEAVRLVARATDTAAVFVYLWDDEEERLVLRVAGEVPQQSGVGEIRLRLGEGIAGWSALRQKSVIIDRRPADDPRFVGVDAIEESEYNSMLAVPIADEQGQLRGVFALYSRKESAFGDDELAIAMEVGRLLASGLVRAETVEDLNRQSANAHFLLDFPTSSRTSVVPALQFAAKRLLDLLDTDVCVLEYISRRESGAAPIVFAFRSPLGEHRIWSTHSRASAQATLHQQSAGLEHASVSLGVGASRGILSCYRASRFRSHDFERLSALAMQLSVLLEAVDLNSVGSSLATQLRFTQDDAEAARILGELGFDGPVCPVLVRVHSVRGDWEASSRILKDALSSAAGPRGVVLLQSTWGIVLAEATSERASHELGDRVLQATSKVAEDVGLEASIGVGSVAASAALTRQAITHARQALRWTETYGRGGQVTLASYDEVRDLLPLTDVVGSMLPAVIAQLRVLEPLMKYDAAQGSELVKTLSVLSNCGGSVNEAAKELVIHRNTLRQRLQRIEHVLGTSLEATMDWVVLTLATRVTLARMVDRRVARR, encoded by the coding sequence GTGTCACCCACCCGACCGACCGTGCTCGCCGAGCGGCGGGCTACCGTGCTCTCCCAGCTCGTTCTCTTGTTCGCACAGGGGAAGGACCCCGTCGAGCTTGCAGACGAGGCGGTCCGTCTCGTCGCACGGGCAACCGATACCGCGGCGGTCTTCGTGTATTTGTGGGACGACGAGGAGGAGCGTCTTGTACTGAGGGTCGCGGGCGAGGTTCCCCAGCAGAGCGGAGTGGGAGAGATCCGACTCCGTCTGGGGGAGGGGATCGCAGGCTGGTCGGCATTGCGCCAGAAATCGGTGATCATCGATCGCCGCCCTGCGGATGACCCCCGATTCGTCGGAGTCGACGCGATCGAGGAAAGCGAGTACAACTCGATGCTCGCAGTGCCGATCGCGGATGAGCAGGGTCAGTTGCGCGGCGTGTTCGCGCTGTACTCGCGGAAGGAGTCCGCATTCGGTGATGATGAACTGGCAATCGCAATGGAGGTGGGTCGTCTGCTCGCGTCCGGCCTGGTCCGTGCTGAGACGGTCGAAGATCTGAACAGACAGTCAGCGAACGCTCACTTTCTCCTGGACTTCCCGACGTCATCGCGCACATCGGTGGTGCCGGCGTTGCAGTTTGCGGCGAAGCGGTTGCTGGATCTCCTCGACACGGACGTGTGTGTCCTGGAGTACATCTCGCGCAGAGAGAGCGGTGCGGCCCCGATCGTGTTCGCGTTCCGTTCACCTCTGGGTGAACATCGCATCTGGTCGACTCATTCGCGGGCATCAGCTCAGGCCACGCTGCATCAGCAGTCCGCCGGTCTTGAGCACGCCTCGGTCTCCCTTGGGGTGGGCGCGTCTCGGGGCATTCTCTCGTGCTACCGGGCTTCTCGATTCAGGTCGCATGACTTCGAGCGTCTCAGTGCGTTGGCAATGCAACTGAGTGTGCTCTTGGAGGCTGTCGATCTGAACTCCGTCGGCTCCTCTTTGGCGACACAGCTTCGCTTCACGCAGGATGATGCGGAGGCTGCTCGGATTCTGGGCGAACTCGGGTTCGACGGGCCGGTGTGCCCAGTACTGGTGCGTGTGCACAGTGTACGAGGGGATTGGGAGGCGTCAAGTCGCATATTGAAAGATGCCTTGTCGAGCGCTGCTGGCCCACGGGGTGTGGTGCTGCTGCAGTCGACATGGGGCATCGTACTCGCGGAAGCGACAAGCGAGAGGGCGTCGCACGAACTCGGTGACCGGGTGCTGCAGGCCACCTCGAAGGTTGCGGAGGATGTCGGACTCGAAGCGTCGATCGGAGTGGGCAGTGTCGCCGCGTCCGCGGCTCTGACGCGACAGGCGATAACGCATGCGCGCCAGGCCCTGCGATGGACCGAGACATACGGTCGTGGCGGACAGGTGACGCTGGCATCATACGACGAGGTGCGAGACCTCCTTCCGTTGACTGACGTCGTCGGGTCGATGCTGCCGGCGGTGATCGCGCAGCTCCGCGTGCTGGAGCCGTTGATGAAGTATGACGCGGCGCAGGGTTCTGAGCTGGTGAAGACACTCTCGGTGCTGTCCAACTGCGGAGGTTCGGTGAACGAGGCAGCGAAAGAGCTGGTGATCCATCGAAACACTCTGCGGCAACGACTGCAGCGGATCGAACATGTGCTGGGGACTTCGCTGGAGGCGACGATGGATTGGGTCGTGCTGACATTGGCGACTCGTGTCACCTTGGCGCGAATGGTCGACAGGCGTGTCGCGCGGCGGTAG